One genomic region from Streptomyces sp. NBC_00457 encodes:
- a CDS encoding dipeptidase yields MISLDAARELLREFPVVDGHNDLPWALREQVRYDLDARDIATSQSTHLHTDIPRLREGGVGAQYWSVYVRADQPEPVAATLEQIDCVRQLLARYPKDLRPATTAADMEAARAEGRIASLMGAEGGHSIANSLATLRALSALGVRYMTLTHNDNVDWADSATDEPGVGGLSAFGRAVVREMNREGMLVDLSHVAATTMRDAMDATLAPVIFSHSSARAVCDHPRNIPDDVLERLSGNGGMAMVTFVPKFVLQAAVDWTAAADENMRAHGFHHLDTTPEAMKVHRAFEERHPRPVATASTVADHLDHMREVAGIDHLGIGGDYDGTAFTPDGLGDVSGYPNLIAELLDRGWSRPDLAKLTWQNAVRVLGAAEAVSRDLQATRGPSNATIGELDG; encoded by the coding sequence GTGATCTCTCTGGACGCAGCCCGGGAACTCCTGCGCGAGTTCCCCGTCGTCGACGGGCACAACGACCTGCCCTGGGCACTGCGCGAACAGGTCCGCTACGACCTCGACGCCCGCGACATCGCCACGTCCCAGAGCACCCATCTGCACACCGACATCCCGCGCCTGCGCGAGGGCGGCGTCGGTGCGCAGTACTGGTCGGTGTACGTCCGCGCGGACCAGCCCGAACCGGTCGCGGCGACGCTGGAACAGATCGACTGCGTACGGCAGTTGCTGGCCCGTTACCCGAAGGACCTGAGGCCCGCGACGACGGCCGCCGACATGGAGGCGGCGCGCGCGGAGGGCCGTATCGCATCCTTGATGGGCGCCGAAGGCGGCCACTCCATCGCCAACTCCCTTGCCACGCTACGGGCGTTGTCCGCGCTCGGCGTGCGCTACATGACCCTCACCCACAACGACAACGTGGACTGGGCGGACTCGGCGACGGATGAGCCCGGCGTCGGCGGGCTGTCCGCCTTCGGCCGTGCGGTGGTGCGGGAGATGAACCGCGAGGGCATGCTCGTCGACCTCTCGCACGTGGCGGCGACGACCATGCGGGACGCGATGGACGCGACCCTGGCGCCGGTCATCTTCTCCCACTCGTCCGCGCGGGCCGTCTGCGACCACCCGCGCAACATCCCGGACGACGTCCTGGAACGCCTGTCGGGCAACGGTGGCATGGCGATGGTGACCTTCGTGCCGAAGTTCGTGCTCCAGGCGGCCGTGGACTGGACGGCCGCCGCCGACGAGAACATGCGCGCGCACGGCTTCCACCACCTCGACACCACACCCGAGGCGATGAAGGTCCACCGCGCCTTCGAGGAACGGCACCCGCGCCCGGTCGCCACCGCGTCCACGGTCGCCGACCACCTCGACCACATGCGCGAGGTCGCCGGCATCGACCACCTCGGCATCGGCGGCGACTACGACGGCACGGCCTTCACCCCCGACGGCCTGGGCGACGTCTCCGGCTACCCCAACCTGATCGCGGAACTTCTCGACCGCGGCTGGTCCCGCCCCGACCTCGCCAAGCTGACCTGGCAGAACGCGGTACGAGTCCTCGGCGCCGCAGAGGCCGTGTCCCGCGACCTCCAGGCGACGCGGGGGCCGTCGAACGCGACCATCGGGGAACTGGACGGCTGA
- a CDS encoding dipeptidase, with translation MADLQDEVHTTADVDGSDGPFADEPGGSGSGESLPAVSGPGTDPLERAHAILAAHPVADGYSGLPWALRHLPFYDLETGEAAVDTDVPRLREGHVGALFWSLHLPEGMDGDRAVGATLEQLDLVRTVVRTHPEGLRLACTAGQATDALRCGRVAVLLGPAGAAAIGDSLGILRSLCALGLRVLTLSGVSWASEAGLTRFGEEVLREMNRLGVLADLSGASEETVRRALVLSKSPVLCTRSAAHALRPHPANLPDELLAGLGEAKGLCMVPLTAQQTGPTVRDVADHLDHVRALAGPDCVGLSGTYDVGTAHPRELADASCYPRLIAELLDRGWTEADITLLTWGNVQRVLRGADFTARAAQQRREPSTAKIAALDG, from the coding sequence ATGGCAGACCTCCAGGACGAAGTGCACACGACGGCCGATGTCGACGGGTCGGACGGGCCGTTCGCGGACGAGCCGGGGGGCTCCGGCTCCGGGGAGTCCTTGCCGGCCGTCTCCGGGCCGGGCACCGACCCGCTGGAGCGCGCCCATGCCATCCTCGCCGCGCATCCGGTCGCCGACGGGTACAGCGGGCTGCCGTGGGCGCTGCGGCATCTGCCCTTCTACGACCTGGAGACCGGTGAGGCCGCTGTCGACACGGACGTGCCGCGGCTGCGGGAGGGGCATGTGGGGGCGTTGTTCTGGTCGCTGCATCTGCCGGAGGGGATGGACGGTGACCGGGCGGTCGGCGCGACGCTGGAGCAGCTGGATCTGGTGCGGACGGTGGTCCGTACGCACCCCGAGGGGCTGCGGCTGGCCTGTACCGCCGGGCAGGCCACGGATGCGCTCCGCTGCGGACGCGTGGCCGTGCTGCTCGGTCCCGCCGGAGCCGCCGCGATCGGTGATTCGCTGGGCATCCTGCGTTCCCTGTGCGCCCTCGGCCTGCGGGTCCTCACGCTGTCCGGGGTGTCCTGGGCGAGCGAGGCCGGGCTGACCCGGTTCGGCGAGGAGGTCCTGCGGGAGATGAACCGGCTCGGTGTCCTCGCCGACCTCTCCGGCGCCTCCGAGGAGACCGTCCGCCGTGCCCTCGTGCTCTCCAAGTCGCCCGTCCTGTGCACCCGTTCGGCCGCTCACGCCCTGCGCCCGCACCCGGCCAACCTCCCCGACGAGCTGCTCGCCGGGCTGGGCGAGGCCAAGGGCCTGTGCATGGTGCCGCTGACCGCCCAGCAGACCGGCCCGACCGTCCGCGACGTCGCCGACCACCTCGACCATGTACGCGCGCTCGCGGGCCCCGACTGCGTCGGCCTCTCCGGCACCTACGACGTCGGCACCGCCCACCCCCGCGAACTCGCCGACGCCTCCTGCTACCCGCGCCTCATCGCCGAGCTCCTTGACCGAGGCTGGACCGAGGCCGACATCACCCTGCTGACCTGGGGAAACGTCCAGCGGGTGCTCCGCGGCGCCGACTTCACGGCCCGCGCCGCACAGCAGCGCCGCGAGCCGTCGACAGCGAAGATCGCCGCACTGGACGGGTGA
- a CDS encoding VOC family protein, producing MAPVARIRNVVVDCPDPVALARFYAAVAGGTPQEEDPEWVVLQVPGGPRMAFQPSPDYTPPEWPRADRNGQQFHLDFDAGPNWADLDAAQEKVLALGARPLDLDDQGGKKDFRVFADPAGHPFCLCVIPEG from the coding sequence ATGGCACCCGTGGCCCGCATCCGCAACGTCGTCGTCGACTGCCCCGATCCCGTCGCGCTGGCCCGCTTCTACGCCGCGGTCGCGGGCGGCACCCCGCAGGAGGAGGACCCGGAGTGGGTCGTACTCCAGGTGCCCGGCGGTCCCCGGATGGCCTTCCAGCCCTCGCCGGACTACACGCCGCCGGAGTGGCCGCGGGCGGATCGGAACGGGCAGCAGTTCCATCTGGACTTCGACGCGGGCCCGAACTGGGCGGACCTCGACGCGGCGCAGGAGAAGGTGCTGGCGCTGGGGGCACGGCCGCTCGACCTGGACGACCAGGGCGGCAAGAAGGACTTCCGGGTGTTCGCCGACCCGGCGGGGCATCCGTTCTGCCTGTGCGTGATCCCGGAGGGGTGA
- a CDS encoding VOC family protein, which translates to MALAKLGVVVLDCPDPRALAGFYAEVLGGTVEGDGDWVDLAVPGGQSLSFQAAPGFVPPKWPAADQSQQFHLDLTVDDLDAAEQGVLALGAQPLDTEDRSRGFRVYADPAGHPFCLCAC; encoded by the coding sequence ATGGCTCTCGCGAAACTGGGCGTCGTCGTCCTGGACTGTCCCGACCCGCGCGCACTGGCCGGTTTCTACGCCGAGGTGCTGGGCGGCACCGTGGAGGGCGACGGTGACTGGGTGGACCTGGCCGTGCCCGGCGGCCAGTCGCTCTCCTTCCAGGCCGCCCCCGGATTCGTACCGCCGAAGTGGCCGGCGGCCGATCAGTCGCAGCAGTTCCATCTGGACCTGACCGTCGACGATCTGGACGCCGCCGAGCAGGGCGTGCTGGCGCTCGGCGCGCAGCCGCTGGACACCGAGGACCGCTCGCGGGGCTTCCGTGTGTACGCGGACCCGGCGGGGCACCCGTTCTGTCTGTGCGCCTGCTGA
- a CDS encoding CGNR zinc finger domain-containing protein, protein MNDRTAAPGGLALVEALVNTVDLESGVDGLETAEVRDRFGITERDLADVRKLRESLRAACLAHAGHPPHREVTPLGELLARAPLYVAVDERDGSATLAPADDGPLLSRVAGAVAQALTEGTWLRLKACELPECHWAYYDRSPGGRRRWCSMQVCGARVKMRRYRAK, encoded by the coding sequence ATGAATGACAGAACGGCCGCACCCGGCGGGCTCGCCCTCGTGGAGGCGCTGGTCAACACCGTCGACCTGGAATCCGGCGTCGACGGCCTGGAGACCGCCGAGGTACGGGACCGGTTCGGCATCACGGAACGGGACCTGGCGGACGTACGAAAGCTGCGGGAGTCCCTGCGTGCCGCCTGTCTCGCGCACGCCGGGCACCCGCCGCACCGCGAAGTGACACCGCTGGGCGAGCTGCTGGCGCGTGCGCCGCTGTACGTCGCCGTGGACGAGCGCGACGGCTCCGCGACGCTCGCGCCCGCCGACGACGGCCCGCTGCTCTCCCGGGTCGCGGGGGCCGTGGCCCAGGCGCTGACGGAGGGCACCTGGCTGCGCCTCAAAGCCTGTGAACTGCCCGAATGCCATTGGGCGTACTACGACCGCAGCCCGGGCGGACGTCGTCGCTGGTGCTCGATGCAGGTGTGCGGGGCGCGCGTGAAGATGCGGCGGTATCGCGCGAAGTAG
- a CDS encoding plastocyanin/azurin family copper-binding protein, with the protein MKTARWAALSAVLALVALLVAVPGEASAATYQVTMKGYAFVPARLTVPAGSTVTWTNQDTAPHDVKTTSGPASIHSPMLDKGESWSFTFGTAGSYGYYCTVHPDMTAGITVRAAAPATSAAPTRTHTHQETSTGGQQEDHSEHAETATVGPTARAPRSPSSTPSMAMPTTTAAAVPSASPTVAAAAPQTQPVASARPLDPLLILTGIVAGVAVLCLLLVGSRAAAPRGRNET; encoded by the coding sequence GTGAAAACGGCACGGTGGGCGGCCCTGTCCGCCGTACTCGCCCTCGTCGCCCTCCTGGTGGCCGTCCCCGGCGAAGCGTCGGCGGCCACATACCAGGTGACGATGAAGGGGTACGCCTTCGTGCCCGCGCGCCTGACCGTCCCCGCCGGATCCACGGTGACCTGGACCAACCAGGACACGGCACCGCACGACGTGAAGACCACCTCGGGCCCGGCCTCGATCCACTCCCCCATGCTGGACAAGGGCGAGAGCTGGAGCTTCACGTTCGGCACGGCGGGTTCGTACGGCTACTACTGCACCGTGCACCCGGACATGACGGCCGGGATCACGGTCCGGGCGGCGGCACCCGCCACCTCCGCGGCGCCCACGCGGACCCACACTCACCAGGAGACGAGCACGGGCGGGCAGCAGGAGGACCACTCCGAGCATGCCGAGACGGCCACGGTCGGGCCGACGGCGAGGGCGCCGCGATCGCCCTCCTCAACCCCGTCCATGGCCATGCCCACGACCACCGCCGCGGCCGTGCCGTCCGCCTCGCCCACGGTGGCCGCGGCTGCTCCCCAGACGCAGCCCGTCGCCTCGGCCCGGCCACTGGACCCGCTGCTCATCCTGACCGGGATCGTCGCCGGGGTCGCCGTACTGTGCCTCCTGTTGGTGGGCTCCCGGGCGGCCGCTCCGCGCGGAAGGAACGAGACCTAG
- a CDS encoding cupredoxin domain-containing protein yields MKSSNETGDRRRRPPIGNRSLLVAGLGAAVAAVLSLGLLAASGSTTAASQEAAGAAQAPVAAAEAQPAAAAAADHQVDIMSYKYGDGKQLVVEVGQTVQWTNHDSAPHTVTTTKAPVSFDSGSLEQGESWSYTFTKVGTYEYYCAVHPDMVASVKVVAASDGGGSTPTPTATATPTSTPTATPTATPTATPTTGPTATPTATGGTGDGGDEQCASVQNVLLPILQHLYSAHLEQSPGQQVQDALALDSYIKMHTVWVESILKPAIEDGSTVLDSTLSVFLAHVNSAHLEESLGQQITDLLDIDSYVKMHTVWAEHMLTPTTDFLTTNC; encoded by the coding sequence GTGAAAAGTAGTAATGAGACCGGTGACCGGCGGCGCAGGCCGCCGATCGGGAACCGGTCCCTGCTCGTCGCGGGACTCGGTGCGGCCGTGGCTGCCGTCCTCAGCCTCGGGCTGCTGGCGGCCTCGGGTTCCACCACGGCAGCCTCCCAGGAGGCAGCGGGCGCGGCTCAGGCGCCCGTTGCCGCCGCCGAGGCCCAGCCCGCCGCTGCTGCTGCCGCCGACCACCAGGTCGACATCATGAGTTACAAGTACGGCGACGGGAAGCAACTCGTCGTCGAGGTCGGCCAGACCGTCCAGTGGACCAACCACGACAGCGCGCCGCACACGGTCACCACGACGAAGGCCCCGGTTTCCTTCGACTCGGGGTCGCTGGAGCAGGGCGAGTCGTGGTCGTACACCTTCACCAAGGTGGGGACCTACGAGTACTACTGCGCCGTGCACCCGGACATGGTGGCGTCGGTGAAGGTGGTCGCGGCCTCCGACGGCGGCGGCTCGACGCCGACGCCCACGGCCACGGCCACGCCGACATCGACCCCCACCGCCACCCCCACGGCGACGCCGACCGCCACCCCGACCACCGGGCCGACGGCCACCCCGACGGCCACGGGCGGCACCGGTGACGGCGGCGACGAGCAGTGCGCCAGCGTCCAGAACGTGCTGCTGCCGATCCTCCAGCACCTCTACTCGGCGCACCTGGAGCAGTCCCCGGGCCAGCAGGTCCAGGACGCGCTGGCGCTCGACTCGTACATCAAGATGCACACGGTGTGGGTCGAGAGCATCCTCAAGCCGGCCATCGAGGATGGCAGCACCGTGCTCGACAGCACGCTCAGTGTGTTCCTTGCACACGTCAACTCCGCCCACCTGGAGGAGTCGCTCGGGCAGCAGATCACCGATCTGCTCGACATCGACAGCTACGTGAAGATGCACACCGTCTGGGCCGAGCACATGCTCACGCCCACCACGGACTTCCTCACCACCAACTGCTGA
- a CDS encoding copper resistance CopC/CopD family protein, which translates to MSRTTRRRALLLLLLTPLLYGLFGSAPAAAHTELVRSAPKDGAELTRAPDHLTLVFDEPVDLADVRAMTLDGDRLPVARAAQGGNDTVRVSLGRPADGELAVVWSVVDEEDGHASSGRLTFTVRTESAESTAGPAGTAAVAQDRGDEATAPSPSSPVRKSLVAARWTGYLSLALFIGGLAFVALLWPRGADEPRARALLTLAWAGGLLSTVAAIGLQGAYSPTLGFARAGGPPPFGGLGDVLRPATYADVLTTEPGIALAARGLLWVLAAVVLSALLQGGAGTSRSPGWRVGALAVTLGLLRTTGMRGHNSEGSEPTWGAIADLVHLLGAALWIGGLAMLTLAVLPRREPGELAAVVPGYSRLAAVSVAAIAAAGLVLAWQVVGSYDALLHTSYGQLLLVKTAVLGGVLAAAQCSRQWVRTRLDLAVLLRGDAATVRPFGVSVAAETGLVLVVLAVTSLLVTADPGR; encoded by the coding sequence ATGAGCCGCACGACCCGCCGCCGCGCCCTCCTCCTGCTCCTCCTCACACCGCTCCTCTACGGCCTGTTCGGCTCTGCCCCCGCCGCCGCCCACACCGAGCTGGTCCGCTCGGCCCCCAAGGACGGCGCGGAACTCACCAGGGCCCCCGACCACCTCACCCTCGTCTTCGACGAACCCGTCGACCTCGCCGACGTCCGCGCCATGACGCTCGACGGCGACCGGCTCCCCGTCGCCCGTGCGGCGCAGGGCGGCAACGACACCGTGCGGGTGTCCCTCGGCCGTCCCGCGGACGGCGAACTCGCCGTCGTCTGGTCCGTCGTCGACGAGGAGGACGGCCACGCCTCCTCCGGCCGGCTCACCTTCACCGTCCGCACCGAGAGCGCGGAGAGCACCGCAGGGCCGGCGGGGACGGCGGCCGTCGCCCAGGACCGCGGCGACGAGGCCACCGCACCTTCTCCCTCGTCCCCGGTGCGGAAGAGCCTCGTCGCCGCTCGCTGGACCGGCTATCTCTCGCTGGCCCTGTTCATCGGAGGGCTCGCCTTCGTCGCGCTGCTGTGGCCGCGCGGCGCGGACGAACCCCGGGCGCGGGCGCTGCTCACGCTGGCCTGGGCGGGCGGACTGCTGTCGACGGTCGCGGCGATCGGACTCCAGGGCGCGTACTCCCCCACGCTCGGCTTCGCTCGCGCGGGGGGACCCCCACCTTTCGGCGGCCTGGGAGACGTACTGCGCCCGGCGACGTACGCGGACGTCCTCACCACCGAGCCCGGCATCGCACTCGCCGCGCGCGGACTGCTGTGGGTGCTCGCGGCCGTGGTGCTGAGCGCGCTGCTCCAGGGCGGTGCGGGCACGTCCCGCTCACCGGGCTGGCGCGTGGGCGCTCTCGCCGTGACCCTGGGACTGCTCCGCACGACCGGCATGCGGGGCCACAACTCTGAGGGTAGCGAGCCGACTTGGGGCGCGATCGCCGATCTCGTCCACCTCCTCGGCGCCGCCCTGTGGATCGGCGGCCTGGCGATGCTCACGCTGGCCGTACTGCCGCGCCGCGAGCCCGGCGAACTCGCGGCGGTGGTGCCCGGCTACTCACGGCTCGCGGCCGTCTCCGTCGCCGCGATCGCCGCCGCAGGGCTGGTGCTGGCCTGGCAGGTCGTGGGGTCGTACGACGCCCTGCTGCACACCTCGTACGGACAGCTGCTGCTGGTCAAGACAGCCGTGCTCGGCGGCGTCCTGGCGGCCGCCCAGTGCAGCCGCCAGTGGGTGCGCACCCGCCTCGATCTCGCCGTGCTGTTGCGCGGCGACGCCGCCACCGTGCGGCCCTTCGGTGTCTCGGTCGCGGCGGAGACGGGGCTCGTCCTCGTCGTACTCGCCGTGACGAGTCTGCTGGTCACGGCCGATCCCGGCCGCTGA
- a CDS encoding UDP-glucose dehydrogenase family protein: MALKITVIGTGYLGATHAAAMAELGFEVLGLDVVPEKIEMLQRGQVPMFEPGLEELLSKHVAGMEGSSGRLRFTMDWAEVAAFGDIHFVCVNTPQRHGEYAADMSYVDSAFELLAPHLTGPALVVGKSTVPVGSAERLAAYLATHAPAGADAELAWNPEFLREGFAVQDTLHPDRLVAGVRSERAEKLLREVYATPIAEGTPFVVTDFPTAELVKTSANSFLATKISFINAMAEVCEAAGGDVAKLAEAIGYDDRIGKKFLRAGIGFGGGCLPKDIRAFMARAGELGADQALTFLREIDSINMRRRGAMVEMTREALGGGSFLGKRVAVLGASFKPDSDDVRDSPALNVAGQIHLQGGQVTVYDPKGMANARRLFPTLGYADTAVDAVRGADVVLHLTEWREFRELDPAALGEVATARVLLDGRNALDPELWRRAGWSYRAMGRPTA; encoded by the coding sequence ATGGCCCTCAAGATCACCGTGATCGGCACCGGCTATCTCGGCGCCACACATGCCGCGGCCATGGCGGAGCTCGGATTCGAGGTGCTGGGCCTCGACGTGGTGCCCGAGAAGATCGAGATGCTGCAGCGGGGCCAGGTCCCGATGTTCGAGCCGGGCCTCGAGGAACTGTTGAGCAAGCATGTCGCGGGCATGGAAGGGTCCTCCGGCCGGCTGCGCTTCACGATGGACTGGGCCGAGGTGGCCGCCTTCGGCGACATCCACTTCGTGTGCGTGAACACCCCGCAGCGCCATGGCGAGTACGCGGCCGACATGAGTTACGTCGACAGCGCCTTCGAGCTGCTCGCCCCGCATCTCACCGGCCCCGCCCTCGTCGTCGGCAAGTCCACCGTCCCCGTCGGCTCCGCCGAGCGCCTCGCCGCCTACCTCGCCACGCACGCGCCGGCCGGCGCCGACGCCGAGCTGGCCTGGAACCCGGAGTTCCTGCGCGAGGGCTTCGCCGTCCAGGACACACTGCACCCCGACCGGCTCGTCGCCGGCGTACGCAGCGAGCGGGCGGAGAAGCTGCTGCGCGAGGTGTACGCCACGCCGATCGCCGAGGGCACGCCCTTCGTCGTCACCGACTTCCCGACCGCCGAGCTGGTGAAAACCTCCGCGAACTCCTTCCTGGCGACCAAGATCTCGTTCATCAACGCGATGGCCGAGGTGTGCGAGGCCGCGGGCGGCGATGTCGCCAAGCTCGCCGAGGCGATCGGGTACGACGACCGGATCGGCAAGAAGTTCCTGCGGGCCGGCATCGGGTTCGGCGGCGGCTGTCTGCCGAAGGACATCCGGGCCTTCATGGCACGCGCGGGTGAGCTGGGGGCCGACCAGGCGCTGACCTTCCTGCGGGAGATCGACTCCATCAACATGCGGCGCCGCGGCGCGATGGTCGAGATGACGCGGGAGGCGCTCGGCGGCGGCTCCTTCCTCGGCAAGCGGGTCGCCGTGCTCGGCGCCAGCTTCAAGCCGGACTCGGACGACGTCCGTGACTCGCCCGCGCTGAACGTCGCCGGGCAGATCCACCTCCAGGGCGGCCAGGTCACGGTGTACGACCCGAAGGGCATGGCGAACGCCCGCAGGCTCTTCCCGACGCTCGGCTATGCCGACACCGCCGTCGACGCCGTCCGGGGCGCCGATGTCGTACTCCATCTCACCGAGTGGCGCGAGTTCCGCGAGCTGGACCCGGCCGCGCTCGGCGAGGTCGCCACGGCCCGTGTCCTGCTGGACGGGCGCAACGCCCTCGACCCGGAGCTGTGGCGGCGGGCGGGCTGGTCGTACCGCGCGATGGGGCGTCCGACGGCCTGA
- a CDS encoding acyl-CoA dehydrogenase: MAGSADFDLYRPSEEHDMLRDAIRSLAEAKIAPYAAAVDEEARFPQEALEALVANDLHAVHVPESYGGAGADALATVIVIEEVARVCASSSLIPAVNKLGSLPVILSGSEDLKKKYMTPLAKGDGMFSYCLSEPDAGSDAAGMKTKAVRDGDHYVLNGVKRWITNAGVSEYYTVMAVTDPTKRSKGISAFVVEKSDEGVSFGAPEKKLGIKGSPTREVYLDNVRIPADRMIGEEGTGFATAMKTLDHTRITIAAQALGIAQGALDYAKGYVQERKQFGKAIAEFQGIQFMLADMAMKIEAARQLTYAAAAKSERGDRDLTFQGAAAKCFASDVAMEVTTDAVQLLGGYGYTRDYPVERMMRDAKITQIYEGTNQVQRIVMARNLP, encoded by the coding sequence TTGGCCGGATCGGCTGACTTCGACCTGTACCGCCCGTCCGAGGAGCACGACATGCTCCGTGACGCCATCCGCTCGCTGGCCGAGGCGAAGATCGCGCCGTACGCCGCAGCGGTGGACGAGGAGGCCCGTTTCCCGCAGGAGGCGCTGGAGGCGCTGGTCGCCAACGACCTGCACGCCGTTCACGTACCGGAGTCGTACGGCGGCGCGGGCGCCGACGCCCTCGCCACGGTGATCGTGATCGAGGAGGTGGCGCGTGTCTGCGCGTCCTCCTCCCTCATCCCCGCGGTGAACAAGCTGGGCTCGCTGCCGGTGATCCTCTCCGGCTCCGAGGACCTGAAGAAGAAGTACATGACGCCGCTCGCCAAGGGCGACGGAATGTTCTCGTACTGCCTCTCCGAGCCGGACGCGGGCTCCGACGCGGCCGGCATGAAGACCAAGGCGGTCCGCGACGGCGACCACTACGTGCTGAACGGCGTGAAGCGCTGGATCACCAACGCGGGCGTGTCCGAGTACTACACGGTCATGGCGGTGACCGACCCGACGAAGCGCTCCAAGGGCATCTCGGCCTTCGTCGTCGAGAAGTCCGACGAGGGCGTCTCCTTCGGCGCCCCCGAGAAGAAGCTCGGCATCAAGGGCTCCCCGACCCGCGAGGTCTACCTCGACAACGTCCGCATCCCCGCGGACCGCATGATCGGCGAGGAGGGCACCGGCTTCGCCACGGCGATGAAGACCCTCGACCACACCCGCATCACCATCGCCGCCCAGGCCCTCGGCATCGCCCAGGGCGCCCTCGACTACGCCAAGGGCTACGTCCAGGAGCGCAAGCAGTTCGGCAAGGCGATCGCCGAGTTCCAGGGCATCCAGTTCATGCTGGCGGACATGGCCATGAAGATCGAGGCCGCCCGTCAGCTCACGTACGCCGCCGCCGCCAAGTCCGAACGCGGCGACCGCGACCTCACCTTCCAGGGCGCGGCGGCCAAGTGCTTCGCCTCGGACGTGGCCATGGAGGTCACGACGGACGCGGTCCAGTTGCTGGGTGGGTATGGCTACACGCGTGACTATCCGGTGGAGCGGATGATGCGCGATGCGAAGATCACACAAATATATGAGGGTACGAATCAGGTCCAGCGGATCGTGATGGCCAGGAACCTTCCCTGA
- a CDS encoding SAM-dependent methyltransferase: MIGSSRFRTDVSHSARIWNYWLGGMGHYPVDAEVGDRILSLVPALPRSAVADRRFLTRAVRYLAEEAGIRQFLDIGTGLPTTDNTHEIAQRVDPSCRIVCVDNDPLVFAHAHALLNSTPEGAAVFIEGDVHDPEAILRDAAETLDFSRPVAITMLGILNFVLRTDEAVSVVRRLLDAVPSGSYLVVSHPTTEVDGEAMTKAVDYWNGQGTAPMTLRSRAELVRFFEDVEILEPGIVTCSRWRPDAAEGESAEVTHFGGVGRKP, encoded by the coding sequence ATGATTGGCTCCTCGCGATTCCGTACCGATGTGTCGCACTCGGCGCGGATCTGGAACTACTGGCTCGGCGGCATGGGCCACTACCCGGTGGACGCCGAGGTCGGCGACCGGATACTTTCGCTCGTGCCGGCGCTGCCCCGGTCGGCCGTCGCGGACCGGCGGTTTCTGACGCGTGCGGTGCGGTATCTCGCCGAGGAGGCGGGAATCCGGCAGTTCCTGGACATCGGGACCGGGCTGCCCACCACCGACAACACCCATGAGATCGCCCAGCGGGTGGATCCGTCGTGCCGGATCGTCTGCGTGGACAACGACCCGCTCGTTTTCGCCCACGCCCACGCACTGCTGAACAGCACGCCGGAGGGGGCCGCCGTCTTCATCGAGGGCGATGTGCACGACCCGGAGGCGATCCTGCGGGACGCCGCCGAGACGCTCGACTTCAGCCGCCCCGTCGCGATCACCATGCTGGGCATCCTGAACTTCGTGCTGCGTACCGACGAGGCCGTCTCCGTCGTGCGCCGGCTGCTGGACGCCGTACCTTCCGGCAGCTACCTGGTCGTCTCCCACCCCACCACCGAGGTCGACGGCGAGGCGATGACCAAGGCGGTGGACTACTGGAACGGGCAGGGGACCGCGCCGATGACGCTGCGCAGCCGCGCCGAACTCGTCCGGTTCTTCGAGGACGTCGAGATCCTGGAGCCCGGCATCGTCACCTGCTCCCGCTGGCGCCCCGACGCCGCGGAGGGCGAGAGTGCCGAGGTCACCCACTTCGGCGGCGTGGGCAGGAAGCCGTAG
- a CDS encoding four-helix bundle copper-binding protein gives MQQQSTTMTAMSKQMQDCVEACMTCHSVCEETMSSCMQMGGQAQMQIMRALMDCAETTRMCADMMMRRSPMSAEMCAMCAKACDMCAEACMSMPEDPQMMRCAEACRRCAETCRTMAGATM, from the coding sequence ATGCAGCAGCAGTCCACCACCATGACCGCGATGAGCAAGCAGATGCAGGACTGCGTCGAGGCGTGCATGACGTGTCACAGCGTGTGCGAGGAGACCATGAGCTCCTGTATGCAGATGGGCGGCCAGGCTCAGATGCAGATCATGCGCGCGCTCATGGACTGCGCCGAGACGACCCGTATGTGCGCGGACATGATGATGCGCCGCTCGCCGATGTCGGCCGAGATGTGCGCGATGTGCGCCAAGGCCTGCGACATGTGCGCCGAGGCGTGTATGTCCATGCCGGAGGACCCCCAGATGATGCGGTGCGCGGAGGCGTGTCGCCGCTGTGCCGAGACCTGCCGCACGATGGCCGGCGCCACGATGTGA